One region of Marivirga arenosa genomic DNA includes:
- the rocD gene encoding ornithine--oxo-acid transaminase, whose translation MMEEIKSSQQAIEMEDKYGAHNYHPLPAVLAKGDGVFLWDVEGKKYYDFLSSYSAVNQGHSHPRILETLKKQAETLTLTSRAFYNNILGPFEKYVSEYFGFDKVLAMNSGAEAVESALKIARKWAYEKNGISPNAGKIIVAEQNFHGRTTTILSFSSDDTAKNHFGPYTPGFVKIPYNDSDALEKILQGEDNIVGFLVEPIQGEAGVYRPDNDYMKKCKEICKKHNVLFIADEIQTGIARTGSLLAVCGDCTCQGHCEKQPTYVEPDILILGKALSGGFYPVSAVLANDPIMEVLTPGTHGSTFGGNPLGTAVAVTALDVVKDEKLAQNARKLGELFRERMQKFIEKSDLVTLVRGKGLLNAIVINDSEDSSTAWDICMALKENGLLAKPTHGNIIRFAPPLVITEEQINECCDIIEKTITEFKKK comes from the coding sequence ATGATGGAAGAAATCAAGAGTAGTCAACAAGCCATTGAGATGGAAGATAAGTATGGGGCTCATAATTATCATCCTTTACCAGCGGTATTGGCTAAAGGTGATGGTGTTTTCCTATGGGATGTTGAAGGTAAAAAATATTATGACTTTTTATCTTCATATAGTGCAGTGAACCAAGGACACAGTCATCCAAGAATATTAGAAACACTTAAAAAACAAGCAGAAACTTTAACGCTTACTTCAAGAGCATTTTATAATAACATATTAGGTCCTTTTGAGAAATATGTGAGTGAATACTTCGGTTTCGATAAAGTTTTAGCCATGAACTCTGGTGCTGAGGCAGTAGAATCTGCATTAAAAATAGCTAGAAAATGGGCTTATGAAAAAAATGGAATCTCTCCGAATGCTGGGAAAATAATCGTAGCAGAACAAAACTTCCACGGAAGAACTACAACTATCCTTTCATTCTCAAGTGACGATACTGCTAAAAATCATTTTGGACCTTATACTCCTGGCTTCGTAAAAATACCATATAACGACTCTGATGCCTTAGAGAAAATTTTACAGGGCGAAGATAATATTGTTGGGTTTTTAGTAGAACCAATTCAAGGTGAAGCTGGAGTTTACAGACCGGATAATGATTACATGAAAAAATGTAAGGAGATCTGTAAAAAGCATAATGTATTGTTCATTGCAGATGAAATTCAAACCGGTATTGCGAGAACCGGTAGTTTATTAGCAGTTTGTGGTGATTGTACTTGCCAGGGGCATTGCGAAAAGCAGCCTACTTATGTTGAACCCGATATTTTAATATTAGGTAAAGCACTATCAGGAGGATTCTATCCTGTATCGGCAGTTTTAGCAAATGATCCTATTATGGAAGTACTAACACCAGGTACGCATGGTTCTACTTTTGGAGGTAACCCATTAGGAACTGCAGTTGCTGTAACTGCACTTGACGTTGTTAAAGATGAGAAACTAGCTCAAAATGCTCGTAAATTAGGTGAATTATTCAGGGAGCGTATGCAAAAGTTCATCGAGAAATCTGATTTGGTGACCTTAGTTCGTGGTAAAGGTTTATTAAATGCCATAGTGATCAATGATTCAGAAGATAGCTCTACAGCTTGGGATATCTGTATGGCATTAAAAGAAAATGGATTATTAGCAAAACCAACTCATGGTAACATTATTCGATTTGCGCCACCTTTAGTAATTACTGAAGAGCAGATCAACGAATGTTGTGATATCATTGAGAAAACGATTACTGAGTTTAAGAAGAAGTAA